Proteins encoded within one genomic window of Bacillota bacterium:
- a CDS encoding transporter substrate-binding domain-containing protein — KAIDIKEIKRYDNYPQAFLDLQHGNIEAVVVDEPVGKAYVKEHGDKVKLVSEEPFIKELTAIAFRKGDTELVEKVNAVLKKIKEDGTYDKMYDKWLKDE, encoded by the coding sequence AAAGCGATTGATATTAAGGAAATCAAACGTTATGATAATTATCCCCAGGCATTCTTAGATCTTCAGCATGGTAACATCGAAGCTGTAGTTGTGGATGAGCCGGTGGGTAAGGCCTACGTAAAAGAGCATGGAGACAAGGTGAAACTGGTAAGTGAAGAGCCGTTTATAAAGGAGCTTACGGCCATCGCTTTTCGTAAGGGCGACACCGAGTTAGTTGAGAAGGTCAATGCAGTTCTTAAGAAGATTAAGGAAGACGGAACCTACGATAAAATGTATGATAAATGGCTTAAGGATGAGTAG